Proteins encoded by one window of Panicum virgatum strain AP13 chromosome 7N, P.virgatum_v5, whole genome shotgun sequence:
- the LOC120683351 gene encoding uncharacterized protein LOC120683351, giving the protein MVKTNKLHASLAAYANVNRRYLTDGVLMVSMDDVPPFRESERHVEISAVERYPHGLKYLLEVTKSISMSDDTHVSRLNDLSRLNMLEECKLQRCHRVVHVFYDLWLGWSLENALVSHLKSLTHFYKDSDFDYHFHALKHLRLEHCPRLECVMPRGSALPSLVTLDILFCYNLKAIFYYNRDWSSSFELPCLRRIHLQELPLLEHLRDDDAVLAAPAWEELHVRGCWSLRRLPRLINRRRPGRARVGGAPRPGKKVVTVSGERAWWTKLRWDDSHRKSYEPRLPPASASIRERVIIKSYLR; this is encoded by the coding sequence ATGGTGAAAACCAACAAGCTTCATGCGTCATTGGCAGCCTATGCTAATGTAAACCGTCGCTATCTGACAGATGGAGTCTTGATGGTGTCAATGGATGACGTGCCTCCCTTTCGGGAGAGTGAGCGTCACGTGGAGATCTCAGCAGTGGAGCGGTATCCCCATGGTCTGAAGTATCTTCTAGAAGTCACTAAATCAATTAGCATGTCAGACGATACTCACGTCTCCCGCCTCAATGATCTGAGTCGTTTGAATATGCTGGAGGAATGCAAGCTCCAGCGATGTCATCGGGTGGTGCATGTCTTTTATGATCTGTGGCTAGGGTGGAGTCTGGAGAATGCACTTGTCTCTCATCTAAAAAGTCTGACACATTTCTACAAAGATTCGGATTTTGATTATCATTTCCATGCACTGAAGCACCTCCGGCTGGAGCATTGCCCGAGGTTGGAATGCGTCATGCCACGTGGATCTGCGCTGCCAAGTCTCGTGACGCTCGACATCCTCTTCTGCTACAATCTCAAGGCAATTTTCTACTACAATAGAGACTGGTCTTCTAGTTTCGAGCTCCCATGTCTTCGGAGGATACACCTCCAGGAGCTGCCCCTGCTGGAGCATCTTCGCGACGACGACGCCGTCCTGGCCGCGCCCGCGTGGGAGGAGCTCCACGTCCGCGGGTGCTGGAGCTTGCGCCGCCTCCCGCGCCTCATCAACCGACGCCGTCCTGGCCGCGCCCGCGTGGGAGGAGCTCCACGTCCAGGTAAGAAGGTCGTGACGGTGAGCGGGGAGCGGGCCTGGTGGACCAAGCTCCGCTGGGACGACTCGCACCGCAAGAGCTATGAGCCCAGGCTTCCCCCGGCATCCGCCTCCATCCGCGAGCGCGTCATCATCAAGAGCTACCTCAGGTGA